CGCCCACAGCGCCGACGCGTTCGTCAGCGACGTGTCATTCGTGCCCGGGCAGCTCGTCGGCCCGGTCTCCTCGAGCCACAGCGGTAGCCCTGCCGCATCAGCCTTGGATTTCCCGATGCCCAGGTTCTTCTTCGCCGCCTTATTTGCCAAGGGATCGATGAGGTTCGCTGCCTGCGGTCCCCGCCCCGGAATCTGAGTCGAATCGCATTCGTAGAGCTGGTACCAATGCTGTGAGATCGCGGTCTTGTGCTTGACGCCCGACCTGGCGAACGCGTCCATCCACGCCCCGTCGTAGACGTCGGGACCGATGATCGGCGCTTTCGGCCGCTTCGCATGGATGGCCTTGGCATATGCCTCAAGCTGCTTGACGTACTTGTCCTTGTTCCACCCCTTGCCGCGCACGGCACCGCTGGGCACATCCGTGACGGTGTACCCGTTCGGCTCGTTGCCGATCGCAAGCCCCACAAGAGAGTCGCCGAGGATGTCGACCGCGTGCGCGGCCATGTCCGCTCCCCGTGCCGGGTCGTAGGTGCCCAAAGGAATGCCGATGGTGACCGACGAACCGGTGACGTCGACGAGCTTCTTCAGTCTCCCCAAGTCATCGGGAGTGATGGTGACCTTCTCGCCGTGTTTCGGCTTCTCACCCTTAGATGTCCAGAACGTCCTCCGGTCGAGAGCATTGCCGCCGAACCGCAGCGCCGGCGACCCGAGCGTCTTCAACTGCTCGTCGAGGTTGGATTTCGCCGGATCGAGCCTGGGGTCGGCCAAGTCGGTGGCTTCAAACGAGACCCCGACGTTGTCAGCCGCGAGGCTCGGGCCCATCCGGTCTGTGGTCGCAGTGACTACTGCATCATCGCCGGAGATGTCTCCGGAGAACGACTGCTCGAATTCGGTCGGGGTCGGGCTCGGTTCCGGGGACTGATCCGCAGACGATGAACCATCCGAATCGGACCACGAGCACCCTGACAGCACGAGGGCGAGCGCCACAACACCGCTCTCAATGCTCCGTCTGATCCGCACGGCAATAACTCTGCCCTGCCCCCGCAGAATCAACAACTTCCACAGTCTCTGGAGAGTCACCTCCAGCCCGGATATCCACCCGCCGAGGCGGCCGTCCGGCGGCCGTGGCATCGTAGGGGTGGAGACCACGCCACCTGAGGAGGGGGATCGCAGTGCCCGACAACACCGGCAGCTCCTCCCTCACCCCCATCAGCGGAGCCTTGGGTCTGTCGGTGGCGATGGGCATGGGCCGGTTCTTCTACACCCCGGCCCTGCCGCTCATGGTCGCCGCCCTGCACTGGGGCTCCGCCCCCGGCGCGTGGATCGCAACCCTGAACTACGTCGGCTACTTCATCGGCACTCTCGTCATCGCCCAAGGCTGGGTCGAACCCAACCGATTCGTCTACCGCCTCAGCCTCATCGTCTCCACCGTGGGTCTGGCCGCGGTCGCACTGACACCGAACCTCGTCTGGCAGGGTGGCATCCGCACGATCGCCGGAATCGCTTCGGGGCTGATCTTCGTGTGCGTGACCCAACGCATTCCCGCGAACTCCCTTAGGCCCCGCGACGGCGGCATCTCCTACGGCGGAGTCGGTTTCGGCATCCTCGTCTCCGGAGCCATCGTGTTGGTCGCCGGCAGCTTCGCCGACTGGCGACAGCTGTGGCTCATCTGCGCGGCCGTGTCCGCGGTCTTCTCGATCATCGCCTGGACCTGGCCGATACCGGCCCGGATCCCACAGAACACCACCCCCACCGAGGCGGCCGACCCGACCGAATCAGCCGATCCGACCGCGACCGACACCGCCCAATCCCCCACCGACACCAGCCCCGGCGCCGTCACCCCTTACGAGGCCAACCGCCGCCGGGCCATGGCCGTCCTCTCCACCGGCTACTTCTTCCAAGGCGGCGGCTACATCATCATCGGCACCTACCTCGTCGTGCTCGCCGGTCCCGTCTTCGGAGCGACCGCGGCCGCCTCGACGTGGCTGATCGCCGGGATCGCGACCGCGGTTTCTCCCCTGACGTGGTCAGCGGTCGCTGCCCGCATCGGCACGGTCAAGGCACTGACCGTCTGTTATTTCCTCCAGGTCTTCGGCGCGCTGCTCGCCGCCTTCGGATCCTCACCGGTCGTGCTCATCATCGCCGCGGCCCTCTTCGGCTTCACGTTCGTCGGGGTGGTCATGATGACGATCGGCGTCGGCACGCAGATGGGTGTCGCGAACGCCTCGGCAAAGCTGACGTCCTGGTACAGCATCGGTCAGATCGTCGGTCCCGCCGTCGTCGCAGCGGCCCTGAGCGGGCACATCGTCGCTGCCTTCGTCGCCTCGGCGATCGCGTTGGCCGTCGCCATGGCACTGACCTTAGTCGGCGTCCTCACCGGCAATGTCGACCGCTGAGGCGCGTCATCCCACGGCGCCACCACGACCGCAACAACGCGAACCTGGGTGGCACTGAAGCGACCGCCCGTGCAACACTACGTAGGCGATTGCTCATTCAACGATCACATGATCGGCGAGTAAGCACACCGACTACGACAGCCTCCCCCAGCGGAGCGCGGAGGAACCGAAGGAGCCTACCCCCATGACAGAAACTCCTGGGATCACAGGTCATTGGGACATCGATCCCTCACATTCTCGACTGGGATTCTCCACACGCCACGCCATGGTCTCGCGTGTGCGCGGAGCGTTCAATGATGTGTCCGGCTTTGCCGACATCGCCGAGGATCTTGCGAATTCGAAGGCCGAGGTCATCATCCAGACTGCCAGCGTCGACACCCGCACCGAGGCACGCGACGAGCACCTGCGTTCTGCGGACTTCTTCGACGTCGAGACCTACCCGGAGATCCGATTCGTCTCCTCGGCCATCGACGAGGTCGACGAAAGCTCCTACATCGTCACCGGTGAGCTGACGATCCGTGACATGGCCAAGACCGTGTCGGTTCCGCTCGAGCTCATCGGCATCGAGACCGACCCCGACGGCAACCTGCGTGCCGGCCTCGAGGGCTCGCGCCGCATCGATCGCAAGGACTGGGGCGTGACGTGGAATACGAAGCTCGATTCCGGCGGCGTCCTCGTCAGCGACAAGATCACGCTCGAGTTCGAGCTCTCCCTCATCAAGAACCTCGCCGAGGCGGCCCCCGCCGATTCGTCCGAGACCGCCGTCCAGGACGATGCCCCCACCGAGACACCAGAGCCCGTCACCGAGGCGACTCCTGCACCCGAAGCAGACACAGCTGCCCCGCAGGAAGCAGCACCGACTCCCGAAGCACCGGAGTCGGTGCCCCCGACCCCAGTGGCCGACGAGACTGCACCTCCCACGCCGAAAGCCCCAGAGAGCGCAGCATCGGTAGCCCCGGCCGCCGAGCCCGTCGGCAAGGAGTTCCCTCCCCCGCCGCCGGTCAAGCCCGCCGAAACTCCCGCTGACAAGCCGGCAGAGAAAGCCCCGGAGCCCAAGCAGTCGGATGCCCAGTCGTCCGGAAGCGCTTTCGGAAAGCTCTTCGGCCTCCGCTGAGACCGGCGCTGAGTTCGGCGCACTCCCGCTGACTTCGACAACCCAATACAGCAGTACTCACCCGCGGGTGGGATCGGTGCATGAGCCGTTCCCGCCCGCGGTTCTTATCTGCTGCCGTATCGCGGGACAAGAGAGGAAGGATCATTTAGGCAAGCACAGCGATCGCAGGGAATCTGCATTGCAAACCACCATGATGATTTGTAGTATATCTACTACATATCATCAAAGGACTACTTAGAGGTAGATGATGGAGACTGCACATCCTGGCCGCACCCCGGACTCCGCGCCGATCATTTCGGTCTCAGACCTGCGGATGGTCTACGGGAGCAAGACAGTCCTCGACGGCCTGACTCTCGACATCAACACTGATGAGATCGTCGCCATGCTCGGTCCCAACGGTGCCGGGAAATCGACGACGATCGAGGTCCTCGAAGGCTTCCGGTCTGCCTCAAGCGGCTCCGTGTCCGTCCTCGGTGCCGACCCCATCACCGGTGACGCCGGGTGGCGCTCACAGATCGGCATCGTCTTGCAGACCTCGAGCGATCACGGCAAATGGCGGCCGCGCCAACTGCTGTCCCACCTCTCGGACTTCTATCTCCCCTATGTCGACCCCTGGCCAGTCGACGAGCTGCTGGGCCTGGTCGGCCTCGAAGAGCAGGCCGACCAGAAGCTGCAGACACTCTCCGGGGGCCAGCGGCGCCGACTCGATGTCGCCATGGCCATCATCGGACGTCCTTCTCTTCTCTTCCTCGACGAACCGACCACAGGATTCGACCCCCGGGCACGGCGCGACTTCCATGACCTCATCCACCGGCTCAGCGATCTCGAAGGAGTGACGATCATGCTCACCACGCACGACCTCGCCGAGGCAGAGGCCTTGTCCTCACGCATCGTCATCCTCGCCGGTGGTCGGATCATCGCCGATGGTTCACCGCTGGAACTCACACATGCAATCGGCCGTACTGCCGAGATCACCTGGATTCAGGAGGGGCAGCGCCATATGCATGTCTCGGAGGATTCGACGAGCTTCGTGCGTGAGCTGCTGGCCGGCGAACAGGACTCACCAGTCACCGACTTGGAGATCCGTCGTGCGACACTCGAAGACGCCTACCTGTCAATCGTCGAACAGTTCGAGTCGGGCAGAGACGTGGATACAGAGACGTTCGAAGGAGCACAGCTATGACATCGTATGACGTTCAGCGCAGGACCCCGCGCATCAACCCCGTGCTCAACCTCATCCGGGCGGGACTGCGGCGCGGCCTGATCGCGGCCCGGATCCAAGTGACAGCTCCCGGCGAGATCTTCGGAACCGTGGTGATGCTGGCGATCTTCGTCGGGACGCTGTTGTTCATGCGCGGGTCCAGCTTCGCCGGTGCCACCGTCGACCTGGGATCGACCGGCTTCCCCGGAATCATCGCCATGAGCACCGTCTTCAGTGGAGTGATGGGCATTGTCAGTGTGCTGTCGATGGACAAGACCAACGGCACCCTGCTGCGGTCGAAGTCGGTCCCGGGCGGCACAGCCGGGTATCTCATCGGTGAGATCACGGCTAACGTCATCAACACTCTTGTCACGTCGGTGGCTCTGCTCATCGTCGGGCTATTCCTCTTCGATGGGCTCGACTTCGCGTCTCCGACGCGCTGGCTGCTCTTCATCTCAGTCCTTGTCCTCAGCCTGATCTCGACCCTGTCGATGGGTGCCGTGCTGGGAGCCTTGATGAGCAACCCGAAGTTCATGGGGATGGTCATGATGCCGGTGCTGGGACTCATCGCGATCTCCGGTATCTTCTATCCCATCGTGGCACTGCCGTTGTGGCTGCAGGGACTCGCGCAGGCCTTCCCACTGTATTGGTTGGGGCTGGGCCTGCGATCGTCTCTGCTGCCTGACAGCATGGCCGCGATCGAGATCGCCGGTTCCTGGAGGCTCGAATGGGTGTTCATCGTCCTGGGGCTATGGGCTGTCGTTGGTCTCATCTTGGCGCCGAAGCTGCTGTCGCGCATGGCCAGGCGCGAGTCGGGCTCGGCCGTGGCGGCCCGCCGCAAGGGCGTGGCCGAGCAGTGGGGAGTCTGAACGGAAGTGGCAGAGATCGTTCACAACCGCATCGCGATGCTCCGGTCTGAGCGCAAGGTCTCGCGTCGCGAGCTCGCCGAGGCGCTCGGAGTCCACTATCAGACGATCGGATACTTGGAGCGCGGTGAGTACAGCCCCAGCCTCTACTTGGCTCTGCGCATCGCCGAATACTTCGAGGTCCATGTCGAGGTGGTCTTCTCCACCCGAGAATTCCCGCGCATCGGGTGAGGAAATGGCTGCCGTCGGTCAGGACTGCGGCAACCACATCCGGGGCACTTCGTTCCGGCCTGTGGTCGAGGAGTCACTGAGCTCACTGCCTCGGATACAGTTCCATCATGGCTTCCCACGCAGAACCGACTTCCCGCAGAGAACCTTCGGCTATCGATGCCATCGCCGATGCCTACTTCGACGATCTGTGTGTCCTCTCCCCGTCGATCTCGCTGTTCCTCGGAACCGAGAACCCGCACGGTTTCGACGACTACTCCCCCGACGGGCTGAAAGCAGCCAACGACCTGCGCGCTCGCACACTGGCCAAGGTCGATGCTGCGGAGGCCGACGGGCTTATGATGAACAGCCTCGATGAGACCGATCTCGTTACCATCGACGCGATGCGAGAACGGTTGGGCACCGCCAGGGACCTCTTTGAAGCGGGCCTGCAGCACACTGTCCTCAATGTCATCGAATCGCCGGTCCAACAGATGCGGGACATCTTCGATCTCCTTCCCACGGACTCCACAGCAGGTTGGGAGACCGTCTCTACCACCATGGCCGCATTGCCGGGCTCGATCGAGGGTTACCGAGAATCACTACGATATGCACGGGACCAGCTCGACCGGGTGCCCGCACGCCTCCAGATTGAGCGAGTTGCCGACCAGGCAGATGCGCTCGGTCAGCCAGACAGCCGTTTCACCACGATTGCCAAAGAGGCCGGTAGCACCACCGGCGAAACCCTCGCCCGCGAGCTGTCCTCTCACGCCCAATCTGCCAGAGCGGCCTTCAGCAGCCTCGCCCATTTCCTCCGCACCGAACTGACCCAGCATGCACCGGAGAATGAAGCCTGCGGTCGCGACGATTATGCACTGCTCTCACGTGAGTTCCTCGGCGCCGAGGTCGATCTGGAAGAGACGTACGATTGGGCTCTCGAAGAACTGGCCGCCATCGATGCCGAACAGAAGCAGACCGCGGCCCGCATCGACCCGAACTTCGAACTCTTCGAGCTCATGGCCCGACTCGACAGCGATCCGCAGCGCGCTCTCCACGGCACGCAGGCTCTTCAGGAGTGGATGCAGACGGTCGCCGACGAAGCGATCACAGAACTCGGCAAGACCCACTTCGACATTCCGGAACCGCTGCGGACAATCGAGTGCATGATTGCTCCCTCGGCCACCGGAGCGGTCTACTATTCTCAGCCCAGCGAGGACTTCACCCGTCCGGGCCGGATGTGGTGGTCGGTGCCCGACGGCGTCACCGAATTTGCCACGTGGCAGGAGAAGACCACGGTTTACCACGAAGGCGTTCCGGGCCATCATCTGCAGATGGGGCAGGCGTCCTATCTCGCCGATTCGCTGAACAAGTGGCGGCGGCACGTCTGCTGGGTCTCCGGCCACGGTGAGGGCTGGGCCCTCTACGCCGAACGGCTCATGGCCGAACTCGGCTTCCTCGACGAACCCGGCGACTATCTGGGCATGCTCGACTCCCAGCGGCTGCGCACCTCACGGGTGGTCGTCGATATCGGCTTCCACCTCGGCCTCAATGCCCCGGCCCACCTCGGCGGTGGAACCTGGGACCGCGCTAAGGCGTGGGAGTTCCTCACACAGAACGTTGCCATGGACCGGACCTTCCTTGCCTTCGAGCTCGACCGATACCTCGGTTGGCCCAGGCAGGCTCCGAGCTACAAGATCGGTCAGCGATTGTGGGAGGACATCAGAGACGAATCACGCGCTGCTGCGGGCACAGGGTTCGACCTCAGAGATTTCCACGGTCGCGCACTGAACCTCGGGTCGATCGGACTCGATCCGCTGCGCAGGGCGCTGCTGCGCTGAGTCCGGTCCGTCTCCGGGAGGGGGTGTGTCTCTCCAGCGCCCCCTCCCGGCAGGCCGTTGCGACCTTATTTGGTCTCCCATTCCCAGTAGTTCCAGAACATCGACGGATCGAGCGTCGTCGTCGATACGTTAGAGACTTTGTCCCCGTGGATCGTCAGAGACGGGTGCTGGAAGAGCGGCAGCCCGAAGGCATCATCGACGAGCTGCTTCTCGACGTCTCCGGCCAAAGAAGCCTGCTTGTCCGGGTCGATGGTCACCAACATCTCATCGAGCGTCTTCGTCAGATCCTTGTTGTCGTACCCGCTGTAGTTGTTCAGCGCGCCCTTGCGGTAGTACGAGTCCGACTCCGTCACCGCCGTCGTGCTTAGCGCCCACCCGAACAGCGAGGCATCGTAGGTTCCATCGCCGAGGCGGGTCCCCCAGTTGACGTCACCGGCGTCTTCGACCTTGAAACCGGCCTTCTCTGCTGATTCCTTGATCAGCGCGAACAGTTGGGAACGTCTGGCATTCGTGTTGTCGTAAAGGAAGCGCACGCTCGGCCCCTGGGCACCAGCTTCGTCCAGCAGCTTCTTCGCTCCATCGATGTCGACCTCGTCGTAGTCCGATATTCCGGACTCGGCGACGATGTCGTCGTACAGCGGCGAGTCAGGAGCCTGGTTGAACGAATCCCGTACCTCGGCCTCTTCGTTGAGAGGCTTGATGAGGCGGTCGACGATCTCCTGGCGCGGCAGTGTTTTGAGGAATGCCTGACGAACCTTGAGCGCGGCGTCTTCGTCGCCGCCATAGCTGGCCGGGTCGAAGGGACCGTTGTTGTCGAACGTGAGGTCGACATGTTCGAACGTGGCGTCCTCGCCGGGCAGGATCGACACATCCTCGAGCTTCTCAGCGGCGGAGAGGACATCAGCCGTCGACTGCGGCTGAGTCAGGTCGACCTCCCCGTTCTCGATCGCTTGGACCATGGCCATCGGGTCGCCGTTGTAGCGGATCGTCACAGTGTCGATCTTGGGTTCGACCGGTCCGGTGTAGTCCTCGTCGCGAGACAGTGTGAGGTACTGCCCCTCTTCGAAGTCGGTGATCTCAAAGGGTCCGTTGTGAACGAGAAGGTCTTTGTTCTCCGGCATCGAGGTGAAATCGAAACCGGTGTTCCAGAAGTTCGAGATTTTCGACAGGGCAGTCTTGTCGCCGGTTTCGATCGCCTCGAGGATCGCGTCCTTGCCCTCCTGCGGGTCTGTGGTGCCCAAAGCATTCTTGGCCACGATGTGTGCAGGCACTCCCGAACCGTAGGCTCCGAGACCGAATTCGGTCTCCCAGTCGGCGAAAGGCTCCGAGTACGTGAACGTCACTGCTTTGCCGTCCTCGCTGATCTCAGGGAAGTCCTCGATCAGTGGAGCGCCCACCGCCGAGGAGTCGAAGAAGACCGTGCCGTCGGGATTGTCCTGCAGGGTGCCGTCATCGTCTCGGTTGTCATCGACGGTATTGAAGTGCTGTGACCGTGCCGCCCAGGTCAGAGCGAGGTCTGCGGCGTCGACCGGAGTTCCGTCCGACCAGTTCGCCTCCTCGCCGAATGTGTACTTGACCTTCAGCGGATCGTCGGAGACCTTCTCCACTTCACCGAGCGCACCATCGTGGAGTTTGAGGTCATCGTCGTAGTACTTGAAATTGTCATTGCTCATATAGGCGACGATGGTGTTGGCGACGGCGTTGCCGTCCATCGTCATGTCATTCATCGACCGGAACGCTTCGTTCCATCCGATGTTGAGCACCGACCCATTGCCGCCCGATGAGTCGCCGCCGCCAGGCGGCGTACATCCGGTCATGACGATCGCCGTAGCAGCGGCAAGGCTTCCAGCGATGAAATGCTTCTTCACATTGTCCTCTGTTTCCTAGTGATCTTCTGTGGGTGGAGCAGACCTGGTGTGCCGCGGTGTCTGCGGCCGTCCTCACATGGCGTTCGTGTTCTGGAGCTGTCTCACTCCGGCCGGAGCGCTGATGCGCAGAAGGAGCGCGAATGCCTGGTCGACGAGGATGG
Above is a window of Brevibacterium siliguriense DNA encoding:
- a CDS encoding YbfB/YjiJ family MFS transporter gives rise to the protein MPDNTGSSSLTPISGALGLSVAMGMGRFFYTPALPLMVAALHWGSAPGAWIATLNYVGYFIGTLVIAQGWVEPNRFVYRLSLIVSTVGLAAVALTPNLVWQGGIRTIAGIASGLIFVCVTQRIPANSLRPRDGGISYGGVGFGILVSGAIVLVAGSFADWRQLWLICAAVSAVFSIIAWTWPIPARIPQNTTPTEAADPTESADPTATDTAQSPTDTSPGAVTPYEANRRRAMAVLSTGYFFQGGGYIIIGTYLVVLAGPVFGATAAASTWLIAGIATAVSPLTWSAVAARIGTVKALTVCYFLQVFGALLAAFGSSPVVLIIAAALFGFTFVGVVMMTIGVGTQMGVANASAKLTSWYSIGQIVGPAVVAAALSGHIVAAFVASAIALAVAMALTLVGVLTGNVDR
- a CDS encoding YceI family protein; the encoded protein is MTETPGITGHWDIDPSHSRLGFSTRHAMVSRVRGAFNDVSGFADIAEDLANSKAEVIIQTASVDTRTEARDEHLRSADFFDVETYPEIRFVSSAIDEVDESSYIVTGELTIRDMAKTVSVPLELIGIETDPDGNLRAGLEGSRRIDRKDWGVTWNTKLDSGGVLVSDKITLEFELSLIKNLAEAAPADSSETAVQDDAPTETPEPVTEATPAPEADTAAPQEAAPTPEAPESVPPTPVADETAPPTPKAPESAASVAPAAEPVGKEFPPPPPVKPAETPADKPAEKAPEPKQSDAQSSGSAFGKLFGLR
- a CDS encoding ABC transporter ATP-binding protein, which produces MMETAHPGRTPDSAPIISVSDLRMVYGSKTVLDGLTLDINTDEIVAMLGPNGAGKSTTIEVLEGFRSASSGSVSVLGADPITGDAGWRSQIGIVLQTSSDHGKWRPRQLLSHLSDFYLPYVDPWPVDELLGLVGLEEQADQKLQTLSGGQRRRLDVAMAIIGRPSLLFLDEPTTGFDPRARRDFHDLIHRLSDLEGVTIMLTTHDLAEAEALSSRIVILAGGRIIADGSPLELTHAIGRTAEITWIQEGQRHMHVSEDSTSFVRELLAGEQDSPVTDLEIRRATLEDAYLSIVEQFESGRDVDTETFEGAQL
- a CDS encoding ABC transporter permease is translated as MTSYDVQRRTPRINPVLNLIRAGLRRGLIAARIQVTAPGEIFGTVVMLAIFVGTLLFMRGSSFAGATVDLGSTGFPGIIAMSTVFSGVMGIVSVLSMDKTNGTLLRSKSVPGGTAGYLIGEITANVINTLVTSVALLIVGLFLFDGLDFASPTRWLLFISVLVLSLISTLSMGAVLGALMSNPKFMGMVMMPVLGLIAISGIFYPIVALPLWLQGLAQAFPLYWLGLGLRSSLLPDSMAAIEIAGSWRLEWVFIVLGLWAVVGLILAPKLLSRMARRESGSAVAARRKGVAEQWGV
- a CDS encoding helix-turn-helix transcriptional regulator codes for the protein MAEIVHNRIAMLRSERKVSRRELAEALGVHYQTIGYLERGEYSPSLYLALRIAEYFEVHVEVVFSTREFPRIG
- a CDS encoding DUF885 domain-containing protein, which produces MASHAEPTSRREPSAIDAIADAYFDDLCVLSPSISLFLGTENPHGFDDYSPDGLKAANDLRARTLAKVDAAEADGLMMNSLDETDLVTIDAMRERLGTARDLFEAGLQHTVLNVIESPVQQMRDIFDLLPTDSTAGWETVSTTMAALPGSIEGYRESLRYARDQLDRVPARLQIERVADQADALGQPDSRFTTIAKEAGSTTGETLARELSSHAQSARAAFSSLAHFLRTELTQHAPENEACGRDDYALLSREFLGAEVDLEETYDWALEELAAIDAEQKQTAARIDPNFELFELMARLDSDPQRALHGTQALQEWMQTVADEAITELGKTHFDIPEPLRTIECMIAPSATGAVYYSQPSEDFTRPGRMWWSVPDGVTEFATWQEKTTVYHEGVPGHHLQMGQASYLADSLNKWRRHVCWVSGHGEGWALYAERLMAELGFLDEPGDYLGMLDSQRLRTSRVVVDIGFHLGLNAPAHLGGGTWDRAKAWEFLTQNVAMDRTFLAFELDRYLGWPRQAPSYKIGQRLWEDIRDESRAAAGTGFDLRDFHGRALNLGSIGLDPLRRALLR
- a CDS encoding ABC transporter family substrate-binding protein, with the translated sequence MKKHFIAGSLAAATAIVMTGCTPPGGGDSSGGNGSVLNIGWNEAFRSMNDMTMDGNAVANTIVAYMSNDNFKYYDDDLKLHDGALGEVEKVSDDPLKVKYTFGEEANWSDGTPVDAADLALTWAARSQHFNTVDDNRDDDGTLQDNPDGTVFFDSSAVGAPLIEDFPEISEDGKAVTFTYSEPFADWETEFGLGAYGSGVPAHIVAKNALGTTDPQEGKDAILEAIETGDKTALSKISNFWNTGFDFTSMPENKDLLVHNGPFEITDFEEGQYLTLSRDEDYTGPVEPKIDTVTIRYNGDPMAMVQAIENGEVDLTQPQSTADVLSAAEKLEDVSILPGEDATFEHVDLTFDNNGPFDPASYGGDEDAALKVRQAFLKTLPRQEIVDRLIKPLNEEAEVRDSFNQAPDSPLYDDIVAESGISDYDEVDIDGAKKLLDEAGAQGPSVRFLYDNTNARRSQLFALIKESAEKAGFKVEDAGDVNWGTRLGDGTYDASLFGWALSTTAVTESDSYYRKGALNNYSGYDNKDLTKTLDEMLVTIDPDKQASLAGDVEKQLVDDAFGLPLFQHPSLTIHGDKVSNVSTTTLDPSMFWNYWEWETK